From the Francisella frigiditurris genome, one window contains:
- a CDS encoding SGNH/GDSL hydrolase family protein, producing the protein MTINRLVIFGDSLLDTGNLIKTLDIPQEPYHGGRFSNGLTSTEYLAQMIAEDNEVATVEHKSYAIGGALTHGANPSSLLRYHSFPVSNQLTRFENEEGRFKKDDLVVINGGANNFLFTIYNEVPYLNLLAKLRVARDLRRIARKAIKMGARNIVVWNVPDVTLAPVYKDYLANWVGKFFKSYLQMNIKIQNNLLQNRISDLQVMFPEVNIKLFDFYSLLNDCIQNPAKYGFENSTDVCVDSYGGANSLGNIQYDIKVMRDPETHICWDYCHPTTKAHKVLAEKIFNLWKHNI; encoded by the coding sequence ATGACAATAAATAGATTGGTTATTTTTGGCGACAGCTTATTAGATACTGGTAATCTTATAAAAACTTTAGATATACCTCAAGAACCTTATCATGGAGGAAGATTCTCAAATGGACTTACTTCAACAGAGTATTTAGCTCAAATGATAGCTGAAGATAATGAAGTAGCAACTGTTGAGCATAAAAGTTATGCTATCGGCGGAGCATTAACTCATGGAGCAAATCCTAGTTCTCTTTTAAGATATCACTCATTCCCTGTTTCAAATCAATTAACTAGATTTGAAAATGAAGAGGGTAGGTTTAAAAAAGATGATTTAGTTGTCATAAATGGTGGAGCAAATAATTTCTTATTTACTATATATAATGAGGTTCCTTACTTAAATTTATTGGCTAAGCTTAGAGTTGCACGAGATCTAAGAAGGATTGCTAGGAAAGCAATAAAAATGGGTGCAAGAAATATAGTAGTTTGGAATGTTCCTGATGTGACATTAGCTCCAGTATATAAGGATTATCTTGCTAATTGGGTTGGTAAGTTTTTTAAATCATATTTGCAAATGAATATAAAAATTCAAAATAACTTATTACAAAATAGAATTTCTGATTTGCAAGTGATGTTTCCAGAAGTAAATATAAAGCTTTTTGATTTCTACAGCTTGCTTAATGATTGTATCCAAAATCCAGCTAAGTATGGTTTTGAAAATTCTACAGATGTGTGTGTTGATAGTTATGGTGGAGCAAATTCTTTAGGTAATATTCAATACGATATAAAAGTTATGAGAGATCCTGAGACTCATATTTGCTGGGATTATTGTCATCCAACAACAAAGGCTCATAAAGTTTTAGCTGAGAAAATTTTTAATTTATGGAAGCATAATATTTAA
- the purM gene encoding phosphoribosylformylglycinamidine cyclo-ligase — protein MSSLRYEDAGVNIEAGNEAVSKMKEHVKKTFTSNVLTGLGSFGSLYSLKDILNNYKDPVLVQSIDGVGTKTKVAVMCNKFENLGYDLFSAATNDIIVMGAKPITFLDYVAHDKLDPNVMEELIKGMSKACSECGVSLVGGETAEMPGVYMSGEIDMVGVITGVVEKDRIIDGKNIKEGDTIFGLTSSGLHTNGYSFARKLFFDVAKNKHTDTYPEFKGTTIGDILLEPHINYTNIVHDFLENGLEIKGMAHITGGGFIENIPRVLPEGLGAKIYKDSFETPAVFKVMQKIGNISEFEMFRSFNMGIGLTIIASENEYPKLAQIAQKYTNTRLHKIGTITNKAKVEII, from the coding sequence ATGTCTAGCTTAAGATATGAAGATGCTGGGGTAAATATAGAAGCAGGTAATGAAGCTGTTTCAAAAATGAAAGAGCATGTAAAAAAAACTTTCACTTCAAATGTTCTTACAGGTTTAGGAAGTTTTGGTTCTTTATACTCTCTAAAAGATATTTTAAACAACTATAAAGATCCTGTTTTAGTTCAATCTATAGACGGTGTGGGCACTAAAACTAAAGTCGCTGTAATGTGCAATAAATTTGAAAACTTAGGTTATGATTTATTCTCTGCTGCTACAAACGATATTATCGTAATGGGTGCAAAACCGATAACTTTCCTAGACTATGTAGCTCATGACAAACTAGATCCAAATGTGATGGAAGAGCTCATAAAAGGCATGTCAAAAGCTTGTAGCGAATGTGGAGTATCTCTAGTTGGTGGAGAAACTGCAGAAATGCCTGGTGTTTACATGTCTGGTGAAATTGACATGGTTGGTGTGATTACTGGCGTTGTCGAAAAAGATCGCATAATTGATGGCAAAAACATTAAAGAAGGTGATACTATATTTGGTCTAACATCTTCTGGTCTTCATACAAACGGTTACTCTTTTGCACGCAAACTATTTTTTGACGTTGCTAAAAATAAACATACTGATACATATCCAGAATTTAAAGGTACAACTATTGGAGATATTCTACTTGAGCCACATATTAACTATACAAATATAGTTCATGACTTTTTAGAAAATGGCTTAGAGATCAAAGGAATGGCTCATATTACTGGTGGTGGATTTATAGAGAACATACCAAGAGTACTGCCTGAAGGCTTAGGTGCAAAAATATATAAAGATAGTTTTGAAACTCCGGCTGTTTTCAAAGTTATGCAAAAAATAGGTAATATTTCAGAATTTGAGATGTTCCGCTCATTTAACATGGGAATAGGATTAACTATTATTGCTTCTGAGAATGAATATCCTAAACTAGCACAAATAGCTCAAAAGTATACTAATACAAGACTTCATAAAATAGGAACTATAACTAACAAAGCTAAGGTGGAAATTATCTAA
- a CDS encoding phosphatase PAP2 family protein, whose product MKNNFKENLLEAKDLLKSEKAYNFSMPKYLQLKYTFIPLAIVIILTFFYIDTPVEKMVIGLPSEVTYFFKKITDFGKAAWIIIVCAIIILTRLFISPSKLSEKALNQLNKLTSYASFIVVSVSISGIVGQIIKSIIGRARPPLFEQYGSAYFHHFNFFDAPFASMPSGHSTTIGSLFVCLFFIFPRFKYLWIVLAIFFAASRIFVRAHYPSDVIFGLALGSYTSIYLYYWLKNRKLI is encoded by the coding sequence ATGAAAAATAATTTTAAAGAAAACTTATTAGAAGCAAAAGATCTTCTCAAATCAGAGAAAGCTTATAATTTCTCTATGCCTAAATATTTACAATTGAAATATACTTTCATTCCTTTAGCCATAGTAATTATTCTTACATTTTTTTATATTGACACTCCTGTTGAAAAAATGGTTATTGGCTTACCTTCTGAGGTTACATATTTCTTTAAAAAAATTACAGATTTTGGAAAAGCTGCTTGGATAATAATAGTTTGTGCAATAATTATTCTAACTAGATTATTCATATCTCCGTCAAAACTTTCAGAAAAAGCTTTAAATCAATTAAATAAACTAACCTCATACGCTAGCTTTATTGTTGTTAGCGTAAGTATTAGTGGTATTGTAGGGCAAATTATAAAATCTATCATAGGTCGAGCACGCCCTCCTTTATTCGAACAATATGGAAGTGCATATTTTCATCACTTTAATTTTTTTGATGCTCCTTTTGCTAGTATGCCTTCTGGTCACTCAACTACGATAGGGAGCCTATTTGTTTGTTTATTTTTTATATTCCCTAGATTTAAATATCTTTGGATAGTTTTAGCAATTTTCTTTGCTGCCTCAAGGATTTTTGTAAGGGCACACTATCCTAGTGATGTCATTTTTGGCTTAGCTTTAGGCTCTTATACATCTATTTATCTCTATTATTGGTTAAAAAACAGAAAACTTATCTAA
- a CDS encoding ParB/RepB/Spo0J family partition protein has protein sequence MAKKVSLLDRKVDKRVHDTVGQEKKDILRAMQLQELNQQASKVGSLLELPLSIVKPDAKQPRKIFKNIDSLAKSIKENGVIQPIIITAKKYDGVHHIIAGERRYLASKEAGLETIPCILREEESDVNILLLQLLENDQRENVSPFEEADALKELIENRKVKKSDIAKVLGRDSSWISMRLKISDAKENIRELVDKNIVEDVRTLYELKKFAEEMPEGADEFVEKALSNKINGSFRAAILKYREHWKKKSLVFDSTKLDVINIKEIVKEDNLLKIKGSKGALRAHTYTFEITEDFKKMLFEALIK, from the coding sequence ATGGCTAAAAAAGTTTCCCTACTTGATAGAAAAGTTGATAAAAGAGTTCATGATACTGTTGGGCAAGAAAAAAAAGATATTTTGAGAGCTATGCAGCTTCAAGAATTGAATCAGCAAGCTAGTAAAGTTGGCTCATTATTGGAGCTACCTTTAAGTATAGTTAAACCAGATGCTAAACAGCCTAGGAAAATTTTCAAAAATATAGATTCCTTAGCTAAAAGTATTAAGGAAAATGGGGTTATACAACCAATTATTATTACAGCAAAAAAGTATGATGGAGTACATCATATTATAGCTGGTGAGAGAAGATACTTAGCATCTAAAGAAGCAGGACTAGAAACTATTCCATGTATTCTTAGAGAAGAAGAATCTGATGTAAATATTTTATTGTTACAGCTCTTAGAGAATGATCAAAGAGAAAATGTATCACCTTTTGAAGAGGCTGATGCACTAAAAGAATTGATAGAAAATAGAAAAGTTAAGAAGTCAGATATAGCAAAGGTTTTAGGTAGGGATTCTAGTTGGATATCTATGAGATTAAAAATCTCTGATGCTAAAGAAAATATTCGAGAACTCGTTGATAAAAATATAGTAGAAGATGTTAGAACTTTATATGAACTTAAGAAGTTTGCAGAGGAGATGCCTGAGGGAGCAGATGAGTTTGTTGAAAAAGCATTAAGTAATAAAATAAATGGATCCTTTCGCGCTGCAATATTAAAATATAGAGAGCATTGGAAAAAGAAAAGTCTAGTTTTTGATTCAACAAAGTTAGATGTTATTAATATAAAAGAAATTGTAAAAGAAGATAATCTTTTAAAAATAAAAGGTTCAAAAGGAGCATTGAGGGCACATACCTATACTTTTGAAATAACTGAAGATTTTAAAAAGATGTTATTTGAAGCATTAATAAAATAA
- the topA gene encoding type I DNA topoisomerase: MAKNLVIVESPAKIKTIQKYLGKDFDILASFGHVREIPSKDTSIDVEDNFKIKYVVNDKSKKHIDAIKKAAKNSENIYLATDPDREGEAISWHVQEILKNAKLLKDKKVYRVTFNEITKSAVTNALANPKELSMSLVNAQKARQALDFLVGFNLSPLLWRKITSGLSAGRVQSPALRMIVEREIEREEFVKKDYWSITAELQKTKLFTAGLTEFDNNKVEQFTFTTEKAVESAKTKIAKDANGFLIVDGISEKKIRRNPYAPFTTSTLMQEASKKLGFNAKRTASVAQKLYEGKDVGNGESVGLITYMRTDSTNLSQDALNDIRGFIEQKYDSGMLPSSPRIFTKKAENAQEAHEAIRVTAAAREPEMIKQYLTADEYKLYTLIWKRTMACQMKHATLNSTSIDLTTENKKHKFKATGTVIVDAGFLSVYQAEKDEDEKDEDDGIILPKVEEGQKIPLKDIIVKAHSTEPPPRYTEASLIKTLEKYGIGRPSTYPVIISTLQQREYVDTDNKRFIPTDKGRVVNKFLTEYFKKYVEYSYTAGLEKELDEIAQDKNDYLSVLNAFWKPFIEKIGKISEEVSRKDVVQEELDEDCPECGSKLSLRLGKNGRFIGCTNYPTCKYTRPLENSSTEKKEEKPEPTVVADRKCPECGSDLHIKQGKYGKFIGCSNYPKCKHMEPLEKPKDTGIVCPKCNKNHIVEKKSRKGKVFYACDGFPKCKNAYWYPPINEKCPKCNYPILLHKTTKKDGEQKVCANEECDFTVSL; encoded by the coding sequence ATGGCAAAAAACTTAGTGATCGTAGAGTCCCCTGCGAAAATCAAAACTATACAGAAGTATTTAGGAAAAGATTTTGATATTTTGGCATCGTTTGGCCATGTTAGAGAAATACCTTCTAAAGACACTTCAATAGATGTTGAAGATAATTTTAAAATTAAATATGTTGTAAATGACAAAAGTAAAAAGCACATAGATGCTATAAAAAAAGCTGCAAAAAATTCTGAAAATATATATCTTGCTACCGATCCAGATAGAGAGGGAGAAGCCATCTCTTGGCATGTACAAGAAATATTAAAGAATGCAAAACTGCTTAAAGATAAAAAAGTCTATAGAGTTACATTCAATGAAATAACTAAATCAGCTGTCACAAATGCTCTCGCAAATCCTAAAGAATTATCAATGTCATTGGTAAATGCTCAAAAGGCAAGACAAGCACTAGACTTTTTAGTTGGATTTAATTTGTCTCCTTTATTATGGAGAAAAATTACTAGTGGTTTATCAGCTGGTAGAGTACAAAGCCCTGCTCTTAGAATGATCGTTGAAAGAGAGATCGAAAGAGAAGAGTTTGTAAAAAAAGATTACTGGAGCATTACTGCTGAACTACAAAAGACTAAACTTTTTACAGCTGGTCTAACAGAATTTGATAATAATAAAGTTGAACAATTTACTTTTACTACAGAAAAAGCTGTAGAGTCTGCAAAAACAAAAATAGCTAAAGATGCTAATGGTTTTCTTATAGTTGATGGAATTTCAGAGAAAAAAATTCGTAGAAATCCATATGCTCCATTCACAACATCTACTTTAATGCAAGAAGCATCTAAAAAACTTGGCTTTAATGCGAAAAGAACAGCTTCAGTAGCTCAAAAATTATATGAAGGTAAAGATGTAGGTAATGGAGAATCTGTAGGTTTGATTACATATATGAGAACAGACTCAACAAACTTATCTCAAGATGCTCTAAATGATATTCGCGGATTCATCGAACAAAAATATGACTCAGGCATGCTCCCATCAAGCCCTCGCATTTTTACTAAAAAAGCTGAAAATGCTCAAGAGGCACATGAGGCTATCCGAGTAACAGCCGCAGCTCGTGAACCAGAGATGATAAAACAGTATCTAACAGCTGATGAATATAAGCTTTATACTTTAATATGGAAAAGGACTATGGCATGCCAAATGAAACATGCCACATTAAATAGTACATCTATTGATCTTACTACAGAAAATAAAAAACATAAGTTTAAAGCTACTGGCACAGTTATTGTTGATGCTGGTTTCCTAAGTGTTTATCAAGCAGAAAAAGATGAAGATGAAAAAGATGAAGATGATGGAATAATACTTCCTAAAGTTGAAGAAGGACAAAAAATCCCATTAAAAGATATCATTGTAAAAGCTCACTCAACTGAACCACCTCCAAGATATACAGAGGCATCTCTAATTAAAACTTTAGAGAAATATGGTATTGGTCGTCCTTCAACTTATCCTGTTATCATATCTACACTACAACAAAGAGAATATGTTGATACTGATAATAAAAGATTTATCCCAACAGACAAAGGTCGTGTAGTAAATAAATTTTTAACAGAATATTTCAAAAAATATGTTGAATATTCATATACAGCAGGTCTTGAAAAAGAGCTAGATGAAATTGCTCAAGACAAAAATGATTATTTAAGTGTTTTAAATGCTTTTTGGAAACCATTTATCGAAAAAATTGGAAAAATCTCTGAAGAAGTTTCAAGAAAAGATGTAGTTCAAGAGGAATTAGATGAAGATTGTCCAGAATGTGGAAGTAAGCTTTCACTAAGGTTAGGTAAAAATGGTCGCTTCATTGGTTGCACCAACTACCCTACTTGTAAATATACTCGTCCATTAGAAAATAGCTCAACAGAGAAAAAAGAAGAAAAACCTGAGCCAACAGTTGTTGCAGATAGAAAGTGCCCAGAATGTGGCTCTGACTTACATATAAAACAAGGCAAGTATGGAAAATTCATAGGATGCTCTAATTATCCAAAATGTAAACATATGGAGCCTCTAGAAAAACCTAAAGATACTGGAATAGTTTGTCCAAAGTGCAACAAAAACCACATCGTAGAGAAAAAATCTCGTAAAGGGAAGGTATTCTATGCATGTGATGGTTTTCCAAAATGTAAAAATGCTTACTGGTATCCTCCTATAAATGAAAAATGCCCTAAATGTAACTATCCAATCTTATTACATAAAACAACTAAGAAGGATGGGGAGCAAAAAGTTTGTGCCAATGAGGAATGTGATTTCACAGTTTCTTTATGA
- the lspA gene encoding signal peptidase II — protein MHLLKGKIKWFIFAIFIICFDLITKHIANTNLEYGIPHEITPFFNFTLLYNYGAAFSFLSSDQTSWQLIMFSTISLIASAVLIFLILKQPEKSKINLLSFSLILGGALGNFYDRAFQGYVIDFLDFHIGSYHWPAFNIADSAITIGVTLFLITSLFSKK, from the coding sequence GTGCATTTGCTTAAAGGTAAAATTAAGTGGTTTATTTTTGCTATATTTATCATTTGCTTTGATTTAATTACAAAACATATAGCAAATACAAATTTAGAATATGGTATACCTCATGAAATAACACCTTTCTTTAATTTCACCCTACTTTACAATTATGGAGCTGCATTTAGTTTTTTAAGCAGTGATCAGACTTCTTGGCAGCTGATAATGTTTTCTACTATTTCCCTTATAGCATCAGCTGTATTAATTTTTCTTATATTAAAGCAACCTGAGAAATCAAAAATAAATCTTTTATCATTCTCATTAATCCTTGGTGGTGCACTTGGGAATTTTTATGATAGAGCCTTCCAAGGATATGTAATAGATTTCTTAGATTTTCACATAGGCTCTTACCATTGGCCTGCTTTCAATATTGCCGATTCTGCAATTACTATTGGTGTAACTTTATTTTTAATAACTTCTCTTTTTAGCAAAAAATAA
- a CDS encoding amino acid permease — translation MRKVDLQWIFVLFGTAVGAGILFLPLQASASGFIPLIIATILVLPMIFFAEKNVASLVMSHPDKQVGLTEVFGQELGSFGAFISTIIYLLSCYTVVLAYAISLPIAFSHLLNVLHLGNDNLYRTIWFSFFIFLILIIIVELGKKMVLRVMSYVIYPLVIALLLVSVALIPSWNLSFITSSSFNFMAIIKGLIMVIPILVFSMNFSQSISEMCLFYKQESTSESEAKIKAYKNIKIGTILILFFTMFFTFSTIMSLHPEEISSAVANNQTILTKVASVYKMKAFDYAAPLIAVAGIISSFIGVYLGTREALRGIIIQIIHKDTEVIRKQSAIATDIFVVFFIFITLWLASIFNPSIVSILGQLTAPCIALMIFFLPLFIIYKSKGMISYRKNALSIFLALSGIVVVIGYFIGSII, via the coding sequence ATGCGAAAAGTTGATCTTCAGTGGATATTTGTATTATTTGGAACAGCTGTTGGTGCGGGTATTTTGTTTTTACCATTGCAAGCTTCAGCTAGTGGTTTTATCCCTTTGATAATAGCTACAATATTGGTTTTGCCAATGATCTTCTTTGCAGAGAAGAATGTAGCATCTTTAGTAATGAGTCATCCAGATAAGCAAGTTGGCTTGACAGAGGTTTTTGGTCAAGAGTTGGGTTCTTTTGGGGCTTTTATTTCAACTATAATTTATCTTCTAAGTTGTTATACAGTAGTTTTGGCTTATGCTATTTCTTTACCTATCGCATTTTCCCATTTACTTAATGTTTTACATTTGGGAAATGATAATCTTTATAGAACAATTTGGTTTAGTTTTTTTATATTTTTAATTTTGATTATTATTGTTGAGCTTGGTAAAAAAATGGTTCTAAGAGTAATGTCTTATGTTATTTATCCTCTAGTAATAGCTCTTTTATTAGTTTCTGTGGCTTTAATTCCAAGCTGGAATTTATCATTTATAACCTCGTCATCTTTTAATTTTATGGCTATTATTAAGGGATTAATAATGGTTATACCGATTTTAGTTTTTTCCATGAATTTCAGCCAATCTATTTCTGAAATGTGTTTATTTTATAAACAAGAGTCTACTAGTGAAAGTGAAGCAAAAATAAAAGCTTATAAAAATATAAAAATAGGAACTATTCTTATACTGTTTTTTACTATGTTTTTTACATTTTCTACAATAATGTCATTACATCCAGAAGAGATTAGTTCTGCAGTGGCGAATAATCAAACAATATTAACTAAAGTAGCAAGTGTTTATAAAATGAAAGCTTTTGATTATGCAGCTCCTTTGATAGCCGTAGCTGGAATAATAAGTTCATTTATAGGAGTTTATCTAGGAACTAGAGAAGCTTTAAGAGGGATAATTATTCAGATAATTCATAAAGATACAGAGGTCATTAGGAAACAATCAGCGATAGCTACAGATATATTCGTTGTGTTCTTTATATTTATAACATTGTGGTTGGCATCTATATTTAATCCTTCAATCGTATCGATACTTGGTCAGTTAACAGCGCCATGTATTGCTTTAATGATTTTCTTTTTACCTTTATTTATAATTTATAAATCAAAGGGAATGATTTCTTACAGAAAGAATGCATTAAGTATATTTTTAGCACTTTCAGGAATAGTTGTTGTAATTGGGTATTTTATAGGCTCAATTATTTAA
- a CDS encoding glutamine amidotransferase-related protein — MKIAILQTDHIPAHRQEFSGGNYPEMFANLFFKLSVVIDFDIFDVTVGEYPENCCEYDGFIITGSKATAFERLPWIEELKTRVREILDEGKKIVGICFGHQVLVEALGGRVERSKNGFAVGIRTVKILNHKPWMSPYYKYLNLLFYHQDMVVELPKDAELIGTSDYCEVQIFSYKDQVLGIQAHPEMLKVHNHALMREYEEQIKSEFQHALDSLRIRDNSLVIGQWMANFFEY, encoded by the coding sequence ATGAAAATAGCAATATTACAGACAGATCATATACCTGCTCATAGACAAGAATTTTCAGGAGGTAACTACCCTGAAATGTTTGCTAATCTTTTCTTTAAACTTTCTGTTGTTATTGATTTTGATATTTTTGATGTAACTGTTGGAGAGTATCCAGAGAACTGTTGCGAGTATGATGGCTTTATAATAACTGGAAGCAAAGCTACAGCTTTCGAAAGGCTTCCATGGATTGAAGAGCTTAAAACTAGAGTTAGAGAAATTCTTGATGAAGGTAAAAAGATAGTTGGAATATGTTTTGGACATCAAGTATTAGTAGAGGCTTTAGGCGGAAGAGTTGAGAGATCTAAAAATGGATTTGCTGTTGGGATTAGAACCGTTAAAATTCTTAATCATAAGCCTTGGATGTCTCCTTATTACAAATATCTGAACTTGTTATTTTATCATCAAGATATGGTAGTTGAATTACCTAAAGATGCTGAGCTTATAGGTACTAGTGATTATTGTGAGGTTCAGATATTTAGTTACAAAGATCAGGTCTTAGGAATACAAGCTCATCCTGAAATGTTAAAAGTTCATAATCATGCTCTAATGAGAGAGTATGAGGAACAAATTAAAAGTGAGTTCCAACATGCTTTAGACAGCTTAAGAATTCGAGATAATAGTTTAGTTATAGGCCAGTGGATGGCTAATTTTTTTGAATATTAA
- the folD gene encoding bifunctional methylenetetrahydrofolate dehydrogenase/methenyltetrahydrofolate cyclohydrolase FolD: MATTLIDGKGLSKKLKDSLSQQVQEYIKNTNITPKLTAIIVGNDPASEVYVGSKAKSCAQAGIDSDVIKLPEETTEKELLTRIEELNKNKDVHGILVQLPLPKHIDTQKIIYAIAVEKDVDGFHPNNIGKLQIGDPTRIEPCTPKGIMTMLREYDINLIGANAVVIGASNIVGKPISQMLLNAKATVTTCNSKTKNLTEHTRNADIIVVAVGKDKFLTEDMVKEGAVIIDVGINRVNGKICGDVDFEKVKTKAAAITPVPGGVGPMTITELLYNTFECCKNQNKE; encoded by the coding sequence GTGGCTACTACATTAATAGATGGAAAAGGTCTTTCAAAAAAATTGAAAGATAGTCTTTCACAACAAGTTCAAGAATACATAAAAAATACAAATATAACTCCTAAGCTAACAGCAATTATTGTTGGTAATGATCCAGCTAGTGAAGTTTATGTAGGATCAAAAGCAAAATCTTGTGCCCAAGCAGGAATAGATTCAGATGTTATAAAGCTTCCAGAAGAGACTACAGAAAAAGAGCTTTTAACTAGGATTGAAGAACTAAACAAAAATAAAGATGTTCATGGGATACTTGTGCAACTTCCTTTACCTAAACATATAGATACTCAAAAAATCATATATGCTATTGCTGTTGAAAAAGATGTTGATGGGTTTCATCCAAACAATATAGGAAAACTACAAATTGGAGATCCAACAAGAATAGAGCCCTGCACTCCTAAAGGCATTATGACAATGTTAAGAGAGTATGATATAAATCTTATAGGAGCTAATGCAGTTGTCATTGGTGCTAGCAATATTGTTGGAAAACCTATATCACAGATGCTTCTAAATGCTAAAGCTACTGTTACTACATGTAATAGTAAAACAAAGAACCTTACTGAGCATACGAGAAATGCTGACATTATAGTCGTTGCTGTTGGAAAGGATAAGTTCTTAACGGAAGATATGGTAAAAGAAGGTGCTGTAATAATTGATGTAGGTATAAATCGTGTAAATGGTAAAATATGTGGCGATGTTGATTTTGAAAAAGTTAAAACAAAAGCAGCTGCAATAACTCCTGTTCCAGGCGGAGTTGGTCCAATGACTATCACAGAACTTTTATATAACACTTTCGAGTGTTGCAAGAACCAAAATAAGGAATAA
- a CDS encoding RlmE family RNA methyltransferase, whose protein sequence is MVKTASSKRWVEEHNSDYYVMQANKLGYRSRASFKIKEIQEKYNIFKNNMLVVDLGSAPGGWSQILVDYVGEKGKVIALDLLDMPPIPGVDFIQGDFSSDDTFEKLNELVNSRKLDCVVSDIAPNMSGNKTSDQAKSIYLLELALDFSINNLKDNGTFVAKIFQGAGSDEFIKLVKENFKKVSIFKPKSSRPRSREFYFIAQNLIS, encoded by the coding sequence ATGGTAAAAACAGCTAGTAGTAAACGCTGGGTAGAAGAACATAATTCCGATTATTATGTCATGCAAGCAAATAAGCTTGGCTATAGATCAAGAGCAAGTTTTAAAATTAAAGAAATCCAGGAAAAATATAATATTTTCAAAAACAACATGCTTGTTGTTGACCTTGGTTCTGCTCCTGGTGGTTGGTCACAAATCCTTGTTGATTATGTCGGTGAAAAAGGAAAAGTTATTGCCTTAGATTTACTAGATATGCCTCCAATACCTGGAGTCGACTTTATTCAAGGTGATTTCTCGTCAGATGATACTTTTGAAAAACTAAATGAACTTGTAAACTCCAGAAAGCTAGATTGCGTTGTTTCTGACATAGCTCCTAATATGAGTGGTAACAAAACTTCTGATCAAGCTAAATCCATCTATCTTCTAGAATTAGCTCTAGACTTCTCTATTAACAACTTAAAAGATAATGGAACATTTGTAGCCAAAATTTTTCAAGGAGCTGGAAGTGATGAATTTATAAAATTAGTTAAGGAAAATTTTAAAAAAGTTTCAATATTTAAACCAAAATCATCTCGTCCAAGATCAAGAGAGTTTTATTTTATAGCACAAAATCTAATTAGTTAA
- a CDS encoding ParA family protein, which translates to MSERAKVISLLQQKGGSGKTTTAVNLACGLQELGYKVAIVDMDKDKPDAYMWMTKNDSNRNFVYSLDEKNVREKIIELKPDLDFIVIDTPPNFQTAALKSALLSDLIVIPCSPSGMDLSGLIEAKDLALTADKPYRFFANRVQMASNMSKSLMEFFENDGHYFESFVSQSVKFIEAEAEGAYIGDYAKNSKPHSQVRKLVKEVAEFFGEVNG; encoded by the coding sequence ATGTCAGAAAGGGCAAAAGTTATTTCACTTTTACAGCAAAAAGGCGGTTCGGGTAAAACTACTACAGCGGTTAACTTAGCATGTGGATTGCAAGAACTTGGCTATAAAGTTGCAATTGTGGACATGGATAAAGATAAACCTGATGCTTATATGTGGATGACAAAAAATGATTCAAATAGAAATTTTGTTTATAGCCTTGATGAAAAGAATGTCCGTGAAAAAATTATAGAATTAAAGCCTGATTTAGATTTTATCGTTATAGATACTCCACCTAACTTTCAAACAGCAGCTTTAAAATCGGCACTATTATCTGATCTTATTGTTATTCCATGCTCCCCAAGTGGTATGGATTTGTCTGGATTAATAGAAGCTAAGGATTTGGCATTAACCGCTGATAAGCCTTATAGATTTTTTGCAAATAGGGTTCAGATGGCATCAAACATGTCTAAGAGTCTGATGGAGTTTTTTGAGAATGATGGACACTACTTTGAAAGTTTTGTTTCTCAAAGTGTTAAGTTTATCGAAGCTGAGGCTGAGGGAGCATATATTGGGGACTATGCGAAAAATAGCAAGCCTCATTCTCAAGTAAGAAAGTTAGTAAAAGAGGTTGCTGAATTTTTTGGAGAAGTAAATGGCTAA